A genomic region of Eucalyptus grandis isolate ANBG69807.140 chromosome 5, ASM1654582v1, whole genome shotgun sequence contains the following coding sequences:
- the LOC120294163 gene encoding uncharacterized protein LOC120294163 isoform X1: MERPLPLNSFMARLVLQLSSLAGNKNGVPNQLPSHSQLSSVADAPLFNDFTYLSSEVQGPRPVTSTLCNQCCDYVLIVGWLFELNDTVTLLPDIQFESIAWLQRSFRLTCMRK, from the exons ATGGAGAGACCGTTGCCTTTGAACAGCTTCATGGCCCGACTGGTGCTTCAACTGAGCTCGCTTGCAG GAAATAAAAATGGAGTTCCAAACCAGTTGCCGTCTCACTCTCAGCTAAGCTCAGTTGCAGATGCTCCCCTTTTTAATGACTTCACCTACTT GTCCTCTGAAGTGCAAGGACCTCGGCCCGTTACCTCCACTCTTTGCAATCAATGCTGCGACTATGTTCTCATTGTGGGTTGGCTGTTTGAACTTAATGATACTGTGACGTTGCTTCCAGATATCCAGTTTGAATCCATTGCATGGCTCCAAAGAAGTTTCCGCTTGACTTGCATGAGAAAATGA
- the LOC120294163 gene encoding uncharacterized protein LOC120294163 isoform X2: MERPLPLNSFMARLVLQLSSLAGNKNGVPNQLPSHSQLSSVADAPLFNDFTYLQNIMLICWAFNFLNEWKLKIASRFWVSRD; encoded by the exons ATGGAGAGACCGTTGCCTTTGAACAGCTTCATGGCCCGACTGGTGCTTCAACTGAGCTCGCTTGCAG GAAATAAAAATGGAGTTCCAAACCAGTTGCCGTCTCACTCTCAGCTAAGCTCAGTTGCAGATGCTCCCCTTTTTAATGACTTCACCTACTT ACAAAATATAATGCTGATATGTTGGGCCTTCAACTTCCTGAATGAGTGGAAGCTCAAGATAGCCAGCAGGTTCTGGGTCAGCCGAGATTAG